One Aquamicrobium sp. genomic region harbors:
- the tsf gene encoding translation elongation factor Ts, with the protein MSISAAQVKQLRDMTGAGMMDCKAALAETNGDIDAAVDWLRKKGIAKADKKAGRTAAEGLIGVAADGTSAVVVEVNSETDFVARNEAFQDLVRSVAEVALGTDGTRDAVGAATYPTTGKPVDEAIKDAVATIGENMNLRRSAKLAVPAGVVATYIHNAAADGLGKIGVLVAIETTGDADAARAFARQVAMHVAATSPLALTPEEVDPAAVAREKEIFAAQARESGKPENIIEKMVEGRMRKFFEEVVLLKQAFVMNPDLTVEAALKAAEKDIGAPAKLAGFVRFALGEGVEKEESDFAAEVAAAVKS; encoded by the coding sequence ATGAGCATTTCTGCTGCACAGGTCAAACAACTGCGCGACATGACCGGCGCGGGCATGATGGACTGCAAGGCCGCGCTGGCCGAGACCAATGGCGACATCGACGCCGCCGTGGACTGGCTGCGCAAGAAGGGCATCGCCAAGGCCGACAAGAAGGCCGGCCGCACCGCCGCCGAAGGCCTGATCGGCGTCGCCGCCGACGGCACGAGCGCCGTGGTGGTCGAGGTCAATTCCGAGACCGATTTCGTCGCCCGCAACGAGGCCTTCCAGGATCTGGTGCGCTCCGTGGCCGAGGTCGCGCTCGGCACTGACGGCACGCGCGACGCAGTCGGCGCCGCCACCTATCCGACCACCGGAAAGCCGGTCGACGAGGCGATCAAGGACGCCGTCGCCACCATCGGCGAGAACATGAACCTGCGCCGCTCGGCGAAGCTCGCGGTTCCGGCCGGCGTCGTCGCCACCTACATCCACAACGCGGCCGCCGACGGCCTCGGCAAGATCGGCGTGCTCGTCGCCATCGAGACGACGGGCGATGCGGACGCCGCGCGCGCCTTCGCGCGCCAGGTGGCGATGCATGTCGCGGCCACCAGCCCGCTGGCGCTGACCCCGGAAGAGGTCGACCCGGCGGCCGTCGCCCGCGAGAAGGAGATCTTCGCCGCGCAGGCCCGCGAGTCGGGCAAGCCGGAGAACATCATCGAGAAGATGGTCGAAGGCCGCATGCGCAAGTTCTTCGAGGAAGTCGTGCTGCTGAAGCAGGCTTTCGTCATGAACCCGGACCTGACCGTCGAGGCGGCGCTGAAAGCGGCCGAGAAGGACATCGGCGCGCCGGCGAAGCTCGCGGGCTTCGTCCGCTTCGCGCTGGGCGAGGGCGTCGAGAAGGAAGAGAGCGATTTTGCGGCGGAAGTCGCGGCGGCCGTCAAGAGCTGA
- the pyrH gene encoding UMP kinase, which translates to MTSRPAYRRVLLKASGEALMGEQGFGIDVSVADRIAADVAEARAMGVEVGIVIGGGNIFRGVAVASAGGDRVTGDHMGMLATVINSLALRTSLNKIGVEAVVLSAIAMPELCESFSQRQATAYMDQGKVVIFAGGTGNPFFTTDSAAALRAAEIGADALFKGTQVDGVYTADPKRDPTARRYERITHDEVIRGGLAIMDTAAIALARENNIPIIVFSIHEKGGFGAILRGEGRGTVVSDAS; encoded by the coding sequence ATGACGTCCAGGCCAGCCTACCGCCGTGTCCTTCTCAAAGCGTCCGGCGAGGCGCTGATGGGCGAGCAGGGATTCGGCATCGACGTCTCCGTCGCCGACCGCATCGCCGCGGACGTCGCCGAGGCGCGTGCCATGGGCGTCGAGGTCGGCATCGTCATCGGCGGCGGCAACATTTTCCGCGGGGTCGCCGTGGCTTCAGCGGGCGGCGACCGCGTCACCGGCGACCACATGGGCATGCTGGCCACCGTCATCAACTCGCTGGCGCTGCGCACCTCGCTCAACAAGATCGGCGTCGAGGCGGTCGTGCTGTCGGCCATCGCCATGCCCGAGCTGTGCGAGAGCTTCTCGCAGCGTCAGGCCACGGCCTACATGGATCAGGGCAAGGTGGTGATCTTCGCCGGCGGCACCGGCAATCCCTTCTTCACGACGGATTCGGCGGCGGCGCTGCGCGCGGCCGAGATCGGCGCCGACGCGCTGTTCAAGGGAACGCAGGTCGACGGCGTCTACACCGCCGACCCCAAGCGCGACCCCACGGCGCGCCGCTACGAGCGCATCACCCATGACGAGGTGATCCGCGGCGGCCTCGCGATCATGGATACGGCCGCAATTGCACTTGCGCGCGAGAACAACATTCCGATAATCGTTTTCTCGATTCACGAGAAGGGCGGTTTCGGCGCCATTCTGCGGGGCGAGGGCCGCGGCACCGTCGTCAGCGACGCCTCCTGA
- the frr gene encoding ribosome recycling factor: MSSTGVDFKDLQRRMDGAISAFKHDLASLRTGRASANLLDPIQVQAYGSPMPISQVATVSVPESRMLSVSIWDKQLVGAVDRAIRESNLGFNPIVDGTTLRIPLPELNEQRRKELVKIAHQYAEQAKVAVRHVRRDGIDHAKKAEKDGDISQDDARVQNEKVQKLTDDTISSIDSLLAEKEAEILQV, encoded by the coding sequence ATGAGCAGCACCGGAGTCGATTTCAAGGATTTGCAGCGGCGCATGGACGGCGCGATTTCCGCCTTCAAGCACGATCTCGCCTCGCTGCGCACGGGCCGAGCCTCGGCGAACCTACTCGACCCGATCCAGGTCCAGGCCTACGGCTCGCCGATGCCGATCTCCCAGGTGGCGACGGTCAGCGTGCCGGAGTCGCGCATGCTCTCCGTCTCGATCTGGGACAAGCAGCTCGTCGGCGCGGTCGACCGGGCGATCCGCGAATCCAATCTCGGCTTCAACCCGATCGTCGACGGCACCACGCTGCGCATCCCGCTGCCCGAGCTCAACGAGCAGCGCCGCAAGGAACTGGTCAAGATCGCGCATCAATATGCCGAGCAGGCCAAGGTGGCCGTACGCCACGTCCGCCGCGACGGCATCGACCATGCCAAGAAGGCGGAGAAGGACGGCGACATCAGCCAGGACGACGCCCGCGTCCAGAACGAGAAGGTCCAGAAGCTGACCGACGATACGATTTCCTCGATCGACAGCCTGCTGGCCGAGAAGGAAGCGGAAATCCTGCAGGTTTGA
- a CDS encoding isoprenyl transferase produces the protein MVKPAHIAIIMDGNGRWAKARGLPRAAGHRAGVEALRRTVRAAGDFGIDWLTVYAFSSENWSRPKAEVSDLMGLLKTFIRRDLAELHQSGVRVRMIGAREGLSPDIRALVEEAETLTVANRAMNLVIAFNYGGRDEIARAARQVAEAVAAGTLDPAEITPEAFAQFLDTRLIPDPDLVIRTSGEQRLSNFLPWQSAYSELVFMPCYWPDFGPAELDEAIKRFSERERRFGGVVARTVAS, from the coding sequence ATCGTGAAGCCTGCCCATATCGCTATCATCATGGACGGCAACGGCCGCTGGGCCAAGGCGCGCGGGCTGCCGCGCGCCGCCGGCCATCGCGCCGGGGTCGAGGCACTGCGCCGCACCGTGCGCGCCGCCGGCGATTTCGGCATCGACTGGCTGACCGTCTACGCGTTCTCGTCGGAGAACTGGTCGCGGCCGAAGGCCGAGGTGAGCGACCTGATGGGCCTGCTCAAGACCTTCATCCGCCGCGATCTCGCCGAGCTGCACCAGTCCGGCGTCAGGGTGCGGATGATCGGCGCCCGCGAGGGCCTGTCGCCGGACATCCGCGCGCTGGTCGAGGAAGCCGAGACGCTGACGGTGGCCAACCGCGCCATGAACCTCGTCATCGCCTTCAACTATGGCGGCCGCGACGAGATCGCCCGCGCCGCGCGGCAGGTGGCGGAGGCCGTCGCCGCCGGCACGCTCGATCCGGCCGAGATCACGCCCGAAGCGTTCGCCCAGTTCCTCGACACGCGCCTGATCCCGGACCCCGACCTCGTCATCAGGACCAGCGGCGAGCAGCGCCTGTCCAATTTCCTGCCGTGGCAGAGCGCCTATTCCGAGCTCGTCTTCATGCCGTGCTACTGGCCCGATTTCGGCCCTGCCGAGCTCGACGAGGCGATCAAGCGGTTTTCCGAGCGGGAAAGGCGGTTCGGCGGCGTGGTCGCCCGCACGGTCGCGTCATGA
- a CDS encoding phosphatidate cytidylyltransferase, whose translation MSGGQASNLQQRVISGAVLIVVALALTWAGGVWYRLLAAAISGAVLYEWLTMTARSEKPSNRWLAIGLLAVLLILLVTGASSSFLSMALVGAIVVTGAHAARFEAGVWPTFGLAYAGLLGIALSALRGADAVGLAATLFLFAVVWATDILAYFVGRAVGGPKLAPAISPGKTWSGAVGGTVAAVLAGIFVAGQLGSPLGWGALLALTLVLSVVSQGGDLFESWIKRRFGVKDSSQLIPGHGGVMDRVDGLATAAFALFLLGAAIAGPNTPADAFFGR comes from the coding sequence ATGAGCGGCGGGCAGGCGAGCAACCTCCAGCAGCGCGTCATCTCGGGCGCCGTGCTCATCGTCGTCGCGCTGGCGCTGACCTGGGCCGGCGGCGTCTGGTATCGCCTGCTCGCGGCCGCGATCTCCGGGGCGGTGCTCTACGAGTGGCTCACCATGACCGCCCGCTCCGAAAAGCCCTCGAACCGCTGGCTGGCCATCGGCCTTCTCGCCGTCCTCCTCATCCTGCTCGTCACCGGCGCGTCGAGCTCGTTCCTGTCGATGGCGCTGGTCGGGGCCATCGTCGTCACCGGCGCGCATGCGGCTAGGTTCGAGGCGGGCGTCTGGCCGACCTTCGGCCTCGCCTATGCCGGGCTGCTCGGCATCGCGCTTTCGGCGCTGCGCGGGGCCGACGCCGTCGGCCTCGCGGCGACGCTGTTCCTGTTCGCGGTGGTGTGGGCGACCGACATCCTCGCCTATTTCGTCGGCCGGGCCGTCGGCGGGCCAAAGCTCGCGCCTGCCATTTCGCCCGGCAAGACGTGGAGCGGCGCGGTGGGCGGGACAGTCGCCGCGGTTTTAGCCGGCATCTTCGTCGCCGGCCAGCTCGGCTCGCCGCTCGGCTGGGGCGCGCTGCTGGCGCTGACGCTGGTGCTCTCGGTCGTCTCGCAAGGCGGCGACCTCTTCGAATCCTGGATCAAGCGGCGTTTCGGCGTCAAGGATTCGAGCCAGCTCATCCCCGGCCATGGCGGCGTGATGGACAGGGTCGACGGGCTGGCCACGGCCGCCTTCGCGCTTTTCCTTCTCGGCGCGGCCATTGCCGGGCCGAACACGCCGGCGGACGCGTTCTTCGGTCGTTGA
- a CDS encoding RIP metalloprotease — translation MNEFLATFFSFDNIVFTTIIPFLFVLTVVVFVHEMGHYLVGRWCGIGVREFSVGFGPELVGFNDRRGTRWKLSAIPLGGYVKFVGDMSVTSDPSSQEDAGLSAQERRTAFHLQPVWKRAATVFAGPAFNFLLTIAVFAVMFSIYGRMISEPMVAEVRAGSPAEAAGFQPGDRFVTVDGTRVYTFGDVQRLVSGRAGDPIVFVMARGEEEEVTLTATPELVEQTDALGNTIRVGIIGVVNNEEMGQPRHIEYGPVESVAEAVKETGHIIARTGQFLQRFVSGREDRCQLGGPVRIADMAGKAASLGFEWLVQLVAVLSVGIGFLNLLPIPPLDGGHLAFYGVEAVMRRPVSERVMELFYRVGMLAVLAFMGFVFWNDLFGC, via the coding sequence GTGAACGAATTTCTCGCCACATTCTTCAGCTTCGACAACATCGTCTTCACAACCATCATTCCCTTCCTGTTCGTGCTGACGGTCGTCGTCTTCGTGCATGAGATGGGCCACTATCTCGTCGGCCGCTGGTGCGGCATCGGCGTGCGCGAGTTCTCCGTCGGCTTCGGCCCCGAACTCGTCGGCTTCAACGACCGCCGCGGCACGCGCTGGAAGCTGTCGGCCATCCCGCTCGGCGGCTACGTCAAGTTCGTCGGCGACATGAGCGTGACCAGCGATCCTTCGTCGCAGGAGGATGCCGGGCTGAGCGCGCAGGAGCGCCGCACGGCCTTCCACCTCCAGCCCGTCTGGAAGCGCGCCGCCACCGTCTTCGCCGGCCCCGCCTTCAATTTCCTCCTCACCATCGCCGTCTTCGCGGTGATGTTTTCGATCTACGGGCGGATGATCTCAGAGCCGATGGTGGCCGAGGTGCGCGCCGGGTCTCCGGCCGAGGCGGCCGGCTTCCAGCCGGGCGACCGCTTCGTTACGGTCGACGGCACCCGCGTCTACACCTTCGGCGACGTGCAGCGGCTGGTCTCCGGCCGCGCCGGCGATCCGATCGTCTTCGTCATGGCGCGTGGCGAGGAGGAGGAGGTCACCCTGACCGCGACGCCGGAGCTGGTCGAGCAGACCGACGCGCTCGGCAACACCATCCGCGTCGGCATCATCGGCGTCGTCAACAACGAGGAGATGGGCCAGCCGCGCCATATCGAGTACGGGCCCGTCGAATCGGTGGCGGAGGCGGTCAAGGAAACCGGCCACATCATCGCCCGGACCGGCCAGTTCCTCCAACGTTTCGTGTCCGGGCGGGAGGACCGCTGCCAGCTCGGCGGGCCGGTGCGCATCGCCGACATGGCCGGCAAGGCCGCCTCGCTCGGCTTCGAATGGCTGGTGCAGCTCGTCGCAGTCCTGTCCGTCGGCATCGGCTTCCTGAATCTGTTGCCGATTCCCCCGCTCGACGGCGGTCATCTCGCCTTCTACGGGGTCGAGGCGGTGATGCGCCGCCCCGTCTCGGAACGGGTCATGGAGCTTTTCTACAGGGTGGGCATGCTGGCCGTGCTCGCCTTCATGGGCTTCGTCTTCTGGAACGATCTGTTCGGATGCTGA
- the bamA gene encoding outer membrane protein assembly factor BamA, with protein sequence MKAVSSFMSAVSAVALSAGLVVSGATALQFATASVAEAAVVSSIEVRGNRRVDAETIRSNVGIRPGQNFGAGDIDEAVKRLFSTGLFSDVRINQVGSTLVVSVEEYAIVNQVLFQGNKKIKDADLVRQIQLQPRNSFSDSLLAADVETIRQAYARIGRDDATVSSQVSDLGDGRVNVIFDIQEGDRTKIADIAFEGNDAYSDSRLRDVIATKRSGLLSFLSRNDIYDEDRLRADEELLRRFYYNRGYADFRVISSNAEFDDAKNSYRVVFTVDEGQRYRFGSIDVESTVAGLDGETLKGSIKTKEGNHYSAKAVEDTLVALNEQAAGLGYAFAQVTPRGDRNFENQTISVVYSIDQGPRAYIERIEIRGNARTRDYVIRREFDISEGDAFNQALIQRAKRRLERLDYFETVNIATAPGSEADQVVLVIDVVEKSTGELSIGGGYSTGGQNKGFSVEGSIAERNFLGRGQAIRFSAGGGKDSRNYQLSFTEPYFLGRRISAGFDIYRNTAEYDDYKTELTGGTVRFGLPITQALTAQVAYNLTQEKYEYTDYCDENGDGILTGTECRSSGSVRISRYLQHAIEEQSPWVKSSVSGTLLYNTIDDMKNPRSGIYANLTLETAGLGGDAQWVKLSGRGTYYKTLSDEMDLVGMLSAGGGHIESFGSEGLRVFDHFQSNDRIIRGFKHNGIGPFDSAATGRESRHLGGTTYFHGSAEVQFPFPVLSEGIGLRGAVFADAATLYGSDLKGIPGVTIDGTGMEWRASVGASIIWASPFGPLRVDYAVPVAKEDSDRVQNFNFGVSTRF encoded by the coding sequence ATGAAGGCAGTTTCCAGTTTCATGAGCGCCGTTTCGGCGGTGGCTCTTTCGGCCGGCCTCGTGGTTTCCGGCGCGACCGCTCTGCAATTCGCCACCGCCAGCGTGGCCGAGGCGGCGGTCGTCAGCTCGATCGAGGTTCGCGGCAATCGGCGCGTCGATGCCGAAACGATTCGCAGCAATGTCGGTATCCGGCCGGGGCAGAACTTCGGCGCCGGCGATATCGATGAGGCGGTGAAGCGGCTGTTCTCGACCGGTCTGTTCTCGGACGTGCGCATCAACCAGGTCGGCTCGACCCTCGTCGTCAGCGTCGAGGAATATGCGATCGTCAACCAGGTGCTGTTCCAGGGCAACAAGAAGATCAAGGACGCCGACCTCGTCCGCCAGATCCAGCTTCAGCCCCGCAACTCGTTCTCCGATTCGCTGCTTGCTGCGGACGTGGAGACGATTCGCCAGGCCTATGCCCGCATCGGGCGCGACGACGCGACCGTTTCCTCGCAGGTCTCCGATCTCGGCGACGGCCGCGTCAACGTCATCTTCGACATCCAGGAAGGCGACCGCACCAAGATCGCCGACATCGCGTTCGAGGGCAACGACGCCTATTCCGACTCGCGCCTGCGCGACGTCATCGCGACCAAGCGGTCCGGTCTCCTGTCCTTCCTGTCGCGCAACGACATCTATGACGAGGACCGCCTGCGCGCCGACGAGGAGCTGCTGCGCCGGTTCTATTACAACCGCGGCTATGCCGACTTCCGCGTCATCTCGTCCAACGCCGAGTTCGACGACGCCAAGAACAGCTATCGCGTCGTCTTCACCGTCGACGAAGGGCAGCGCTATCGCTTCGGCTCGATCGACGTCGAGAGCACCGTCGCCGGTCTCGACGGCGAGACGCTGAAGGGCTCGATCAAGACCAAGGAAGGCAACCACTACAGCGCCAAGGCTGTCGAGGACACGCTGGTCGCGCTGAACGAGCAGGCTGCCGGCCTCGGTTACGCCTTCGCGCAGGTCACGCCGCGCGGCGACCGCAACTTCGAGAACCAGACGATCTCGGTGGTCTATTCGATCGACCAGGGACCGCGTGCCTATATCGAGCGCATCGAGATTCGCGGCAATGCGCGCACGCGCGACTATGTCATTCGCCGCGAGTTCGACATCAGCGAAGGCGACGCGTTCAACCAGGCGCTCATCCAGCGCGCGAAGCGGCGCCTGGAACGCCTTGATTACTTCGAGACCGTCAACATCGCCACCGCGCCGGGTTCCGAGGCGGATCAGGTCGTGCTGGTCATCGACGTGGTCGAGAAGTCGACGGGCGAGCTGTCGATCGGCGGCGGCTATTCGACGGGCGGCCAGAACAAGGGCTTCTCGGTCGAGGGCTCGATCGCGGAACGCAACTTCCTCGGTCGCGGCCAGGCCATCCGGTTCTCGGCCGGCGGCGGCAAGGATTCGCGCAACTACCAGCTTTCGTTCACCGAGCCGTATTTCCTCGGCCGCCGCATCAGCGCCGGCTTCGACATCTATCGCAACACGGCCGAGTACGACGACTACAAGACCGAGCTGACGGGCGGCACCGTGCGCTTCGGCTTGCCGATCACGCAGGCCCTGACGGCGCAGGTCGCCTACAACCTGACGCAGGAGAAGTACGAGTACACCGATTACTGCGATGAGAACGGTGATGGTATATTGACCGGAACCGAGTGCCGGTCGAGCGGTTCGGTTCGCATCTCCCGCTATCTTCAGCACGCGATTGAAGAGCAGAGCCCGTGGGTGAAGTCGTCGGTGAGCGGCACGCTGCTCTACAACACCATCGATGACATGAAGAACCCGCGCAGCGGCATCTATGCCAACCTGACGCTCGAGACCGCCGGTCTCGGCGGTGACGCGCAGTGGGTCAAGCTTTCGGGTCGCGGCACCTATTACAAGACCCTGTCTGACGAGATGGACCTCGTCGGCATGCTCTCGGCCGGTGGTGGCCATATCGAGAGCTTCGGCAGCGAGGGGCTGCGGGTGTTCGACCATTTCCAGAGCAACGACCGCATCATTCGCGGCTTCAAGCACAACGGCATCGGTCCGTTCGATTCAGCTGCGACCGGACGCGAAAGCCGGCATCTCGGCGGCACGACCTACTTCCACGGTTCGGCCGAGGTCCAGTTCCCGTTCCCGGTTCTATCCGAGGGTATTGGCCTGCGCGGCGCGGTCTTCGCCGACGCCGCCACCCTCTACGGCAGCGATCTAAAGGGGATTCCGGGCGTTACCATTGACGGAACCGGCATGGAGTGGCGCGCGTCCGTCGGCGCCTCCATCATCTGGGCTTCGCCCTTCGGGCCGCTGCGCGTCGACTATGCGGTTCCGGTTGCCAAGGAAGACAGCGACCGGGTTCAGAACTTCAACTTCGGCGTCTCGACCCGCTTCTAG